In one Corallococcus sp. EGB genomic region, the following are encoded:
- a CDS encoding tryptophan 2,3-dioxygenase family protein codes for MLKKWVGKGELDYERYLHTGTLLSLQSPEGELVSHDELMFQIVHQSQELYLKLASREMVEVVAELDRDALWAVSARLVRVQKILSSISAEMSILETMTPAEYQVIRRSLGNGSGQESPGYNTLRHAADGLESAMERMLARRGLTLFQVYSAGGPKDLQHVCEQLVTVDECFQGWLYAHYQLVRRTIGIDRTVKALDGLPSQVLQARMNLPLFRALWDVRVELTAGWKREGGYAPGESRTGGGCPMAAINAMNDAAMNAPVAQAAPMAHAAVAQAQAANAAVAQAHHVPVAAYAQHAAAVAHAAPAQAQEARTGGGCPMHAMNGQHAPAAHAPMAHAPVAHAAAAHSPAPHAAAVHASAAHSPAPHAHSAAAHAAPAHASDAHAATVHAPAAHAATAHAHEARAGGCPMHAQHAPAAHAATVHAPHALVAHAQPAPVIHAPHAAPHAPTAHAAHAPVPHAPAPHAALHAPTAHAAHAPVPHAPAPHAAAAPAPVAHAAHAPAPHGPHTHPHAAHALAYAHAQELRSQS; via the coding sequence ATGTTGAAGAAGTGGGTGGGCAAGGGGGAGCTGGATTACGAGCGGTACCTGCACACGGGCACCCTGCTGTCGCTGCAGTCGCCGGAAGGGGAGCTGGTGTCCCATGACGAGCTGATGTTCCAGATCGTCCACCAGTCGCAGGAGCTGTACCTGAAGCTGGCGTCGCGGGAGATGGTGGAGGTGGTGGCGGAGCTGGACCGCGACGCGCTGTGGGCGGTGTCCGCGCGCCTGGTGCGGGTGCAGAAGATCCTCTCCAGCATCAGCGCGGAGATGTCCATCCTGGAGACGATGACCCCGGCCGAGTACCAGGTCATCCGCCGCAGCCTGGGCAACGGCAGCGGGCAGGAGTCGCCGGGCTACAACACGCTTCGCCACGCGGCGGACGGGTTGGAGTCCGCGATGGAGCGGATGCTGGCGCGCCGCGGGCTGACGCTGTTCCAGGTCTATTCGGCTGGGGGGCCGAAGGACCTGCAGCACGTCTGCGAGCAGCTGGTGACGGTGGATGAGTGCTTCCAGGGGTGGCTGTACGCGCACTACCAGCTGGTGCGCCGGACGATTGGCATCGACCGGACGGTGAAGGCGCTGGACGGGCTGCCGTCCCAGGTGCTGCAGGCGCGGATGAACCTGCCGCTGTTCCGCGCGCTGTGGGACGTGCGCGTGGAGCTGACCGCGGGCTGGAAGCGCGAGGGTGGCTACGCGCCGGGTGAGTCGCGCACCGGCGGCGGCTGCCCGATGGCCGCCATCAACGCGATGAACGACGCGGCGATGAACGCGCCCGTGGCGCAGGCGGCGCCCATGGCCCACGCGGCCGTGGCCCAGGCGCAGGCGGCGAACGCGGCCGTGGCCCAGGCGCATCACGTGCCCGTGGCGGCGTACGCGCAGCATGCCGCGGCGGTGGCGCACGCGGCCCCGGCCCAGGCGCAAGAGGCGCGCACCGGCGGCGGCTGCCCGATGCACGCGATGAACGGACAGCACGCCCCGGCGGCGCATGCGCCCATGGCGCACGCTCCGGTGGCCCACGCGGCGGCGGCGCACTCGCCCGCGCCCCACGCGGCGGCGGTGCACGCTTCGGCGGCGCACTCGCCCGCGCCCCACGCGCACTCCGCTGCGGCCCACGCGGCCCCGGCCCATGCTTCGGACGCGCATGCGGCGACGGTGCACGCCCCGGCGGCCCATGCGGCCACGGCTCACGCGCATGAGGCTCGCGCCGGCGGCTGCCCGATGCACGCGCAGCATGCCCCGGCGGCCCATGCGGCCACGGTGCACGCACCGCATGCCCTGGTGGCGCACGCACAGCCGGCTCCGGTGATCCACGCCCCGCACGCGGCGCCCCATGCTCCGACGGCGCACGCGGCCCACGCTCCGGTGCCTCACGCTCCGGCACCGCATGCGGCGCTCCATGCTCCGACGGCGCACGCGGCCCACGCTCCGGTGCCTCACGCTCCGGCACCGCATGCGGCGGCGGCTCCCGCGCCGGTGGCGCACGCGGCCCATGCTCCGGCGCCGCATGGGCCGCACACGCATCCGCACGCCGCGCACGCGCTGGCATACGCCCACGCCCAGGAGCTGCGGAGCCAGTCGTGA
- a CDS encoding response regulator, translating into MAEAKPRVLVVDDDPDLLDLVQRSLSAYGFDVQTHTSALGVSNIVRASEPDFVLIDVNFPALKGDKVVGLARQYAPPGTRFILYSASDEAKLRSLAIASGADGYISKSVQGADLAQKLNAMRLKPRPASPNRNPSPVES; encoded by the coding sequence ATGGCTGAAGCAAAACCGCGCGTCCTGGTGGTGGACGACGATCCGGACCTGCTCGACCTCGTGCAGCGTTCGCTGAGCGCGTACGGGTTCGACGTGCAGACCCATACGTCCGCGCTGGGCGTGTCCAACATCGTGCGCGCCTCCGAGCCGGACTTCGTGCTCATCGACGTGAACTTCCCCGCCCTCAAGGGGGACAAGGTCGTGGGCCTGGCGCGCCAGTACGCCCCCCCGGGCACCCGCTTCATCCTCTACTCCGCCTCGGACGAGGCCAAGCTGCGCTCGCTGGCCATCGCCTCCGGCGCGGACGGCTACATCTCCAAGAGCGTCCAGGGCGCGGACCTGGCCCAGAAGCTCAACGCCATGCGGCTGAAGCCGCGCCCGGCGTCGCCCAACCGGAATCCCTCGCCGGTTGAGAGCTGA
- a CDS encoding aminotransferase class V-fold PLP-dependent enzyme has protein sequence MSDAALPGALRAEYPLLQTCTYLNSNSTGALPRAVEGVLAQYWGTMRAWRDDTWDSWLSQMQAYADGVADLIGAPAGSVALDTNLSAHLSRLASCLDFTGERRRVVITDLEFPTVPFIWKGFARYGAELVVVPSKDGRVDEAALEAAIDARTLIVCVAHGAFATGAVLDLARIAKAAHAAGALIATDAYQTVGTVPIDVRALDVDFLMGGAHKWLGGSEAAFLYVRPGLLPALRPAVTGWLAGASPLGFQQTTDYAPDARRMMGGTPAPLMVLLSRPGLELLKGVGIQAVREHSLKLTDRLMARADAAGLRVVTPREPHQRGGVVALGFPGDAQVTQRLVARGFICSHRGYLRAAPHFYNTPEEVDAFMDALLEEQRKEVA, from the coding sequence GTGAGCGACGCGGCACTCCCGGGAGCCCTGCGCGCGGAGTACCCGCTGCTCCAGACCTGCACGTACCTCAACAGCAACTCCACCGGGGCGCTGCCCCGGGCCGTGGAGGGCGTGCTGGCGCAGTACTGGGGGACGATGCGCGCGTGGCGCGATGACACCTGGGACTCTTGGCTGTCCCAGATGCAGGCGTACGCGGACGGCGTGGCGGACCTCATCGGCGCGCCGGCCGGCTCCGTGGCGCTGGACACCAACCTGAGCGCGCACCTGTCGCGCCTGGCCTCGTGCCTGGACTTCACCGGAGAGCGCCGCCGCGTCGTCATCACCGACCTGGAGTTCCCCACGGTGCCCTTCATCTGGAAGGGCTTCGCGCGCTACGGGGCGGAGCTGGTCGTCGTCCCGTCGAAGGACGGCCGCGTGGACGAGGCCGCGCTGGAGGCGGCCATCGACGCGCGCACCCTCATCGTCTGCGTCGCCCACGGCGCCTTCGCCACCGGCGCCGTGCTGGACCTGGCGCGCATCGCGAAGGCGGCGCACGCGGCCGGGGCCCTCATCGCCACGGACGCGTACCAGACCGTGGGCACCGTCCCCATCGACGTGCGCGCGCTCGACGTGGACTTCCTCATGGGCGGCGCGCACAAGTGGCTGGGCGGCTCCGAGGCCGCGTTCCTGTACGTGCGCCCGGGGCTCCTGCCCGCGCTCCGTCCCGCCGTCACCGGGTGGCTGGCCGGAGCTTCGCCGCTCGGCTTCCAGCAGACGACGGACTACGCGCCGGATGCGCGGCGGATGATGGGCGGCACGCCCGCGCCGCTCATGGTGCTGCTGTCCCGGCCCGGGCTGGAGCTGCTCAAGGGCGTGGGCATCCAGGCCGTGCGCGAGCACTCGCTGAAGCTCACCGACCGGCTGATGGCGCGCGCGGACGCGGCGGGCCTCCGCGTGGTGACCCCGCGCGAGCCGCACCAGCGCGGCGGCGTGGTGGCGCTGGGCTTCCCCGGCGACGCGCAGGTGACCCAGCGGCTGGTGGCGCGCGGCTTCATCTGCAGCCACCGCGGCTACCTGCGCGCCGCGCCGCACTTCTACAATACGCCCGAGGAAGTGGACGCCTTCATGGACGCGCTCCTCGAAGAGCAGCGCAAGGAGGTCGCATGA
- a CDS encoding methyltransferase: MSSPMPPFTREAPSPRALLHLLFNGARAMDVVETALKLGLLDALEPGPVTLGELATKHGLVPKRLYKFLDCLESLGLVQREQTCDALEAARYRGAPGLRAAAEAVLGPGSLERDREKYDWRALHGRLPETLHGQHSMSAASFDWPPRTPEQVEGFEASMAAGLGPILETFRAHAGALWPSEARLLDVGGGDGTLAEALLRQHPSLSVDVYNLPATEALVARTRERAGLSAGRLGFVGGDFLKEPLPRGYDALSFVRVLHDWPAEVARSLMQAAFTALPSGGRVLICEEFRTPERLAAQFFWSYFLIGVDTCVSRLREVEFYLEALTAAGFTHAHVLPGPFELVVATKP; the protein is encoded by the coding sequence ATGAGCAGCCCGATGCCTCCCTTCACGCGTGAGGCGCCGTCGCCCCGCGCCCTCCTGCACCTGCTGTTCAACGGCGCCCGCGCGATGGACGTCGTGGAGACGGCGCTGAAGCTGGGCCTGCTGGACGCGCTGGAGCCCGGCCCCGTGACGCTGGGAGAACTGGCCACGAAGCACGGCCTGGTCCCCAAGCGGCTCTACAAGTTCCTCGACTGCCTGGAGAGCCTGGGACTGGTGCAGCGCGAGCAGACCTGCGACGCGCTGGAGGCGGCGCGCTACCGCGGCGCGCCCGGCCTGCGCGCGGCGGCGGAAGCCGTGCTCGGCCCGGGGTCGCTGGAGCGCGACCGCGAGAAGTACGACTGGAGGGCCCTGCATGGCCGGCTGCCGGAGACGCTGCACGGCCAGCACTCCATGTCCGCCGCGTCGTTCGACTGGCCTCCGCGCACGCCCGAACAGGTGGAGGGCTTCGAGGCCAGCATGGCCGCGGGCCTGGGCCCCATCCTGGAGACGTTCCGCGCGCACGCGGGCGCCCTGTGGCCTTCCGAGGCCCGGCTGCTCGACGTGGGCGGCGGGGACGGCACGCTCGCGGAAGCCCTGCTGCGCCAGCACCCGTCGCTCTCCGTGGACGTCTACAACCTGCCCGCCACGGAAGCCCTCGTCGCGCGCACGCGCGAGCGCGCGGGCCTCTCCGCCGGACGGCTGGGCTTCGTGGGCGGCGACTTCCTGAAGGAGCCGCTGCCCCGGGGCTACGACGCGCTGTCCTTCGTGCGCGTGCTGCATGACTGGCCCGCGGAGGTGGCGCGGTCGCTGATGCAGGCGGCCTTCACCGCCCTGCCCTCCGGCGGACGCGTGCTCATCTGCGAGGAGTTCCGCACCCCGGAGCGGCTGGCGGCCCAGTTCTTCTGGTCCTACTTCCTCATCGGCGTGGACACGTGCGTGAGCCGGCTGCGCGAGGTGGAGTTCTACCTGGAGGCGCTCACCGCCGCGGGCTTCACGCACGCGCACGTGCTCCCCGGCCCCTTCGAGTTGGTGGTCGCCACGAAGCCCTGA